Proteins encoded together in one Lathyrus oleraceus cultivar Zhongwan6 chromosome 5, CAAS_Psat_ZW6_1.0, whole genome shotgun sequence window:
- the LOC127079237 gene encoding uncharacterized protein LOC127079237 has protein sequence MKRMREPSERKSKKKAQKLGETFASRPLVPLVSSSSSPSKSLPPNSPSLHLRQLASSLPQPSPVYTPSETTSSTTKPSETPTSNTSSPPLQKFNLTTTTLPISEAQMFNKPISPPSSTPSSPPYYTISSDSEPSDPQSPTLAQLQARALSAHNKPEPKPNIPLPSEQPPVPPSEPHIETHTENPITHHSEPPTKTIFTPPKPTSPTSEPKPTFPTLEEAVTLIVESSVEKIRSLYKNSVRNDFIREAGERLQARLARETKERSRREAKEKANLEEEQRAREAAEKAAEAEAKAKADAEEARRIAAEEVVKVRNDTLTQGDKYHSDFAPLVLKTLEQLQKEQQIVRARLDQQDSVNSNIQNLLTQLLQRMPRPPNP, from the exons atgaagaggatgcgagagccATCTGAAAGAAAGTCTAAGAAGAAAGCTCAGAAGCTGGGAGAAACTTTTGCATCTAGACCTCTTGTGCCTCTGGTCTCCTCCTCATCATCTCCAAGTAAGTCTCTACCTCCTAACTCTCCGTCTTTACACTTAAGGCAACTAGCTTCTTCCCTTCCTCAACCCTCACCTGTTTACACACCCTCTGAAACCACATCCTCCACCACAAAGCCCTCTGAAACACCTACATCTAACACATCATCCCCTCCCCTTCAAAAATTTAACCTCACCACCACAACTCTGCCCATATCTGAAGCCCAAATGTTCAATAAACCCATTTCACCACCTTCCTCAACACCTTCATCCCCACCTTACTATACCATCTCCTCTGACTCTGAGCCATCTGACCCCCAATCTCCCACTCTAGCTCAACTTCAGGCTCGTGCCCTTTCCGCCCACAACAAACCTGAACCAAAACCAAACATTCCATTACCATCCGAACAACCACCAGTACCTCCATCTGAACCACACATCGAAACTCACACTGAAAACCCAATTACCCATCATTCTGAACCTCCCACTAAAACCATCTTCACACCACCAAAACCTACATCTCCAACCTCTGAACCCAAACCCACCTTTCCCACCCTAGAAGAAGCAGTAACCTTAATTGTTGAGTCTTCAGTGGAGAAGATCAGATCACTATATAAAAACTCTG ttcgaaacgacttcatcagagaaGCTGGAGAGAGGTTGCAGGCACGTTTGGCCAGAGAGACAAAAGAGAGATCTAGAAGAGAAGCTAAAGAGAAGGCTAACCTGGAGGAAGAACAAAGAGCAAGAGAAGCTGCAGAAAAggctgctgaagctgaagccaaagcaAAGGCTGATGCTGAAGAAGCAAGACGCATAGCTGCAGAAGAAGTTGTTAAGGTTAGAAATGACACTCTGACTCAAGGGGATAAATATCACTCTGATTTTGCTCCTCTAGTGTTGAAGACTCTGGAACAGCTACAAAAGGAGCAACAGATTGTGAGAGCGAGACTGGATCAACAGGACTCTGTCAACTCCAACATTCAAAACCTGCTGACTCAGTTGCTTCAGAGGATGCCACGTCCaccgaacccttag